The DNA window tttgtgAGGCAGTTGcaacaatttggcagaggagatggctaacgggggtcgcaacctcgaaaatgggagagatcactacttccactatccctcattggatatacacccatgtccgggatcgacgtttacagactttactggcgcgactgcgtataggtcacacgtaccttataCAAaagtacctgttgaccagggaccctcaaccttactgtgatgactgtctggtgccgcttaccgtgcggcatctattggtagagtgcactagtttgatagagttactaCACCggtacctctaccgctgtcgcggtagagatagcggtgtctattatatctcaaagatccttggaccagagtgtctggcccaaggccatgacgttttcaagtttttgggagaagctggccttctcccaaacctTTGAAGTCTCTTCTTATAATATTCCATTGTacgtattttaatattttacttagttttatcgctttttttaatgtttagctacattattgtttttaactatGTATTGTAagttttaagttttatttagttttagttttatggtatttttaatttttcccgTTTTACTGAAttgttttacttaattttagttagttttttttttatatatacacggttgtttcatttatttttttgtagcgGCGCTATATGACCAGTGTTGTTGCGGCGCCAAAATATTAAAATCCAGTCCAATCCAATCCCCCCCCACCATACTGTTTGAATTCAGGAGCAGCCTGTCATTGTGTTGTACTACTTGCCACTGTCTTCGCCTCTCTAAAGATGATACGCCAGGCCTCACGCTGGCTTCATTGTGTTGAATGGGTGGCCACTGTGTGTGCCTCTCCAAAGGTGACACGCCAGGCCTCACACTGGCTTCATTGTGTTGCAAGGCTGGTGACACGCCAGGCTTCAAGCTGGCTTGCTTGGGTGCAAAATGAGTGGCTACTATTCTCTCACAAATGCACACGTTGCAGAAACACTTTGGTCCGAGGATGGTTTTGTCAGGTGTTGTGTTGCTCGGCCGCTTTCTTAAACATCTAAAAATTCGTTTCGTAGGTTAGCACACCACTGTGGTGTGGTAGCACCCGAAACCTAAGTTTTGATTTCTTAAACGCTGGCGCACCGACCCGTGTGTTGTTAGGTAGACAACGATACTCGTACTCTAGCATCCCATACAAATGCGGACGATTCGCAAGTGTTGGTACCCCTCCTCGTAGAAGATTGGCAGGCCTGTGTATcagctgatgtaaacaaagcgCCATTTTCAAACAGTTCATGCTGGAGTGTACACGCTTCTCGCAGCTCAACACCACCATGGCTACCAGGGACCTAAAAGGCACACCACTCTCTTACGCCCAGAAGTTGTATCTCGTGAGACAAATTAGAGATCACCCTGTGGTACACACGAAACATTCAAACTACACTAGTATACTGGAGAGAAAAGCAGCGTGGGAGACAATAACTAAGAACTTCAATGTATGTTTCTCCACGGCGGAGCCCAAGAATACTCATCAGCTGAAGAAGACTTGGGAGTACTTAAAGAATAAGTAAGtataaaaatgagggaaaagcaTGCACCATTTGGTAAATTAAGGTTGAAAACATGAGAAGCTTTGATGTAATTGTTATGATTTAGGAATTAGTTTACTActgtatttctactactattggtaAAGGTGGCTAGTATTACCCCCTCCTCCCATGAAAACTAGGTAGATTTGCAACGAAATCTGTTAGGATAAATCAgtcaaaaaaatgtaaatctaccagaaaaaatattgagaggTGACCAAATATAACTTAAcaaacttacctaacctcaaTCTAACCAAATCATGGCCTAACTTAAAGAAACCCAAACCAGTCCAAAGCAAACAGTATTATTttacaaaacaggaaaactgTGTGAGAAGAAAACTAGTTAGATATTAGGAAGTGCACATTTTGTTAGACATTTTTCTCAGatgcattttcttcctcaaaCTATTattaataggttaggttaggataactttgtgtcatatcaCTAAATTCACTAATTCATTACATCATTGTTCAATATGTTCAACCCTAAGAAACTTAGCTTAACATAACACAAACTTAAATGATATAACCTAACATAATGTAAGATTATTCATGTAGCTTTGAAtgtagtagtgtctgcaaaacaaaactaagtaaataaatacataaataaataaagtaaaaaataattaattaatgggTGTGGTTTTACAGAGTGAAGAAGGATCACAGCAGGTACATCCGGGAAACCCATCAGACTGGTGGTGGGCCACCACCAGCCCCACCAAAACCAGCTGATGAGGTAACGCTGATTGTACAGCTGATCCTTAATAAAAGGCTGCCAGAACCTGACGACATCTTTGATAGTGAATTTGTAGAAGCACGCGTACTGGCCCGACTCAATTCCACAGCACTGGAATGTGGTGAGTTGAAAAACCTATTTTTTATGAActttttaacatgtttttattttaaactaaaaaaaaaacaggagtgcATGCATGGCTTTCAAGTCATTATGGTCCCACACCCTTGTCACATCAGCCCCACAACCGACACTCCTGCCCCAATACCACGACGATGAACAATTACACATTTttgttaaccttacctaacctaaccagatgtGTAGTTTCAATGTTTTTCAAGTAAATATAGTTGCTAGCAAGAACGTGCAATTGTTCATCACAGAGGTACATTGAGCCGCAGAACTGGCTTCCCATGCATGTGGAATATGTAAAACAAACTTTTTACTTAATATatcataatataatataaatatataattttgtgtttaCAGCTGACACACCTGAAGCTGCAGGACAGCAGCCAGCACAAGATCTGGTCTTGGACAACCCTGGCAGTCCACTTATCATCAGGAGTGAGGACTGTGGTATGTCAGTTATTCATATTTTAAGTAATAGCAATTAACAATACTTTCTTCTCATTGGTTATTGAAAGTACAATTTATTGGTTGCTTTCTCAGTTATAACACCCATCAGGCTAAATAAGTGGATACTAAAATGTAGGATTTTATGGAAGAAGTGTTATGATGGCTTGAATGCCTTCAGTACTAACTGCCTTCGAGGAAATTTATCAATTTGTTATGTTCTCAAGGCATTCAAGCCATCATAACACTTCTTCCATAAAATCCTACATTTTAGTATCCACTTATTTAGCCCGATGGGTGTTATAACTGAAAAAGCTTAACCAATAAATTGTACTTTCAATAACCAATGAGAAGAAAGTATTGTTAATTGCTATTACTTAAAATATGAATAACTGACTGTATGCCCATTATCACAGCTAATCAACATTCCATACAGTCCTGCTTTTAAAAGATTGTTCTATATGAATGTCAAGCCTGGACATTTCATACAAGAGATAGGCAaaatatacaagtaattaaaatTTTTGCCTGAGACTGGTCAGTTAGATAAGGTAATGTGAGAGAGTTCAAAATGGCAAGAGTAAGaggatgtatgtatgaatgtatgtataatgtatgtatACCCCACaagatgtatgtatgaatagaCCATGGGGTGAAGTGGGGATTAGTGAAAATATTTCAAGATGTGTAACTTgtatgttttatctattttgcagAACTTATGGATGCGGAAGTTGATGTGGACCTCCCAGGTGCTAGAACCTCCGCTCATCCTGTACTAAAAAAAGGCACCTGCTCTGCTCGCAGCAGTAGTGCCACAGCTGCCACCCAAAACCAGTCCTTCACAGGACGAAAGAGGAAGGCAGCAGAAAGCAAATCTGCTGCTTATGGCAGGTGTGCCAAGCAGCAGAAACACTTTCGTGATGAACTGGCCTCAACATTTGAGGCCCTTGCTGCAAAAGCGGCGACAACGCTGGACAGCGTAGCTTCTGCTGCCGATAAAATTGGGTCGGCGGCAGACAGAATGGTATCTGCTGCAGAGAGAATTGCTGCAGCCCTTGAAAGGGTAGCTGGTATACACCAACCACTACCATAAGGTAccactgaagaaaataaaaataaagaataacttGGTGTagcattgttattttattttatacttgTACATTTTAATTGTATCTccacaacacaaccaaacaTAAAAACATTACATTGCCCATTGAGGTGTACATTTCTTTGTATATGTCATCTTCCACTTAGAAAttatacacacaaatatacattgAAAGAACAGAGATGGAAAGTTTATCAATAAAAGATCATAAACTATTGTGAAATAACACAAACTGGTAGAGTTCTCCCTATAAGTATTAGGTAAGAATATGGGTAGGAAGGGTAAGACTGTGTATGATACATATATGTTGCAACAGGTTCCATTGCTGCTCTATCTTGAAAACCCGTCAAAATCTGAGGCGAGGTATTGTACCTGTTCAGTATAGCGACCACTGTTAAACTGATCACAttgtttaccttcattttccagttcTGATATCATATTTCTGAAATTTCTCAGTGCACGTTGCTGTAGCTGTGAAGACACTAGTTTTAGTTTCTGCTTGATGTCACATCACTAATCCTTTGATAGTCGATACCTGTTGGGATTTTTAATCTTTCAGAAATGTTCCACAAAAAAAGATGCcaatatataattataaatagatagaagcaTATAACTACCACGAATGGGATAATTACCTTTGGATGAATTCCTCTTCCGTGAGGTATACCATTGGGTCACTGCGATCCCGTAGTACTGTACGTGGTAATCTCAAGCGCcgaatttcttctatttcctcataGTCAAGTTCTTGTAGGAGATTAACAATGCCACAGAAAAGGTCTAAGGCCTGAAATAGGTAATCCATGATTACATATACACTTAAATGTATTTAAAACAAAGTAATGCATTAAGTATGTGCTTCATGTACAGGCAAttatactaatgatgataataataataataataataataataataataataatatgtaataaatgacaattaccttaacctaacaacaaatgattataataatagtaaattagACTATCATGTGGTAATGGTAAATCTATAAACCTCATCTTGacgtaagctaacctaacttaccttgctttgacctaacctgacctaatcgtGCCTACTTCAAGACAAAAtatgtttcagaatattataTTGGTAATAGAAAAAGCGCA is part of the Portunus trituberculatus isolate SZX2019 chromosome 2, ASM1759143v1, whole genome shotgun sequence genome and encodes:
- the LOC123506526 gene encoding uncharacterized protein LOC123506526, with protein sequence MLECTRFSQLNTTMATRDLKGTPLSYAQKLYLVRQIRDHPVVHTKHSNYTSILERKAAWETITKNFNVCFSTAEPKNTHQLKKTWEYLKNKVKKDHSRYIRETHQTGGGPPPAPPKPADEVTLIVQLILNKRLPEPDDIFDSEFVEARVLARLNSTALECADTPEAAGQQPAQDLVLDNPGSPLIIRSEDCELMDAEVDVDLPGARTSAHPVLKKGTCSARSSSATAATQNQSFTGRKRKAAESKSAAYGRCAKQQKHFRDELASTFEALAAKAATTLDSVASAADKIGSAADRMVSAAERIAAALERVAGIHQPLP